A genomic region of Pseudomonas sp. RSB 5.4 contains the following coding sequences:
- a CDS encoding DUF4197 domain-containing protein, with protein sequence MLRPTLRFAGLCAGLMISASALALSLSDLSQQDATGGLKDALTQGAQIAVKQLGTPGGFSNNPEVKIELPGKLGKVAGKMKAFGMGAQVDELETAMNKAAETAVTQAQPILVDAVKKMTVADAKGILSGGTDSATQYLDKTSREQIRAKFLPIVKQATDKVGVAQKYNAFAGQAATLGVVDAKSANVENYVTEQALNGLFEMIGKQEETIRKNPAAAATGLAKKVFGTL encoded by the coding sequence ATGCTCCGCCCTACCCTTCGCTTCGCCGGCCTGTGCGCGGGCCTGATGATCTCTGCCAGCGCCCTGGCACTGTCGCTCAGCGACCTCTCGCAACAAGACGCCACCGGCGGCCTCAAGGATGCCCTGACCCAAGGCGCGCAAATTGCCGTCAAACAACTCGGCACCCCGGGCGGCTTCAGCAACAACCCGGAAGTGAAAATCGAACTGCCGGGCAAACTCGGTAAAGTCGCCGGCAAGATGAAAGCCTTCGGCATGGGCGCCCAGGTCGACGAACTCGAAACCGCGATGAACAAGGCTGCGGAAACCGCTGTGACCCAGGCCCAGCCGATCCTCGTCGACGCCGTGAAGAAAATGACCGTGGCCGACGCCAAGGGCATCCTCAGCGGCGGCACCGACTCGGCCACCCAATACCTGGACAAAACCAGCCGCGAACAAATCCGCGCCAAGTTCCTGCCAATCGTCAAACAAGCCACCGACAAAGTCGGTGTAGCACAAAAGTACAACGCCTTCGCCGGCCAGGCCGCGACCCTGGGCGTAGTGGATGCGAAAAGCGCCAACGTCGAAAACTACGTCACCGAACAAGCGCTGAACGGCCTGTTCGAAATGATCGGCAAACAGGAAGAAACCATTCGCAAGAATCCCGCCGCTGCAGCGACGGGTCTGGCGAAGAAGGTGTTCGGCACCTTGTAA
- a CDS encoding YbaY family lipoprotein, producing the protein MKKLTLLAAATLLSACQSTTPAGKVGLDGEVFYLQRIALPPSATLSVSLQDVSLADAPAVVLDEQKGPVKGQVPLPFHLSYDPAQVKPGHRYSVSARIEVNGELMFITTENHAVQLDGNDPQPLKIRVDAIR; encoded by the coding sequence ATGAAAAAACTCACCCTTCTCGCCGCAGCCACCCTGTTGAGCGCCTGCCAGTCGACCACCCCCGCCGGCAAGGTCGGCCTCGATGGCGAAGTGTTCTACCTGCAACGCATCGCCCTGCCACCGAGCGCGACCCTGAGCGTGAGCCTGCAGGACGTATCGCTGGCCGACGCCCCGGCGGTGGTCCTCGACGAACAGAAAGGCCCGGTCAAAGGCCAGGTGCCGCTGCCGTTCCACTTGAGTTACGATCCGGCCCAGGTCAAACCCGGCCACCGTTACTCGGTCAGCGCGCGCATCGAAGTCAACGGCGAGCTGATGTTCATCACCACCGAGAACCACGCCGTGCAACTGGACGGCAACGATCCGCAGCCGCTGAAAATCCGCGTCGACGCCATTCGCTAA